A portion of the Edaphobacter lichenicola genome contains these proteins:
- a CDS encoding DNA-methyltransferase, translating into MNRIVHGDNLNVLHRMEAESIELIYVDPPFNTGKRQSRKQMKTVRDEAGDRVGFGGRRYRTEVLAQQPAGAGYGDSFDDFLGFLRPRLQQAHRVLRPTGSLFFHIDYREVHYCKVMLDEIFGRECFQNEIIWAYDYGARATKRWPAKHDNILWYTKDPKRYTFNLNESDRIPYMAPGLVGAEKAARGKTPTDVWWHTIVSPTGKEKTGYATQKPLGILERIVRVHSNPGETVLDFFAGSGTTGVAAARHGRSFVMVDESAAAVAVMEKRLAQFLTRQELVPRAKGKKTSRAPASRRSHQ; encoded by the coding sequence ATGAACCGGATCGTACATGGGGACAACCTCAACGTTTTGCACCGCATGGAGGCGGAATCGATTGAACTGATCTATGTCGATCCGCCGTTCAATACCGGTAAGCGGCAAAGCCGAAAGCAGATGAAGACCGTTCGCGATGAAGCTGGCGACCGAGTCGGTTTTGGTGGGCGACGCTACCGCACGGAGGTGTTGGCGCAGCAGCCGGCTGGAGCAGGCTACGGAGACAGCTTCGACGACTTCCTGGGATTTCTGCGGCCGCGCTTGCAGCAAGCCCATCGCGTGCTCCGCCCCACCGGCTCTCTGTTCTTTCACATCGACTATCGCGAGGTGCACTACTGCAAGGTGATGCTCGATGAAATCTTCGGCCGGGAGTGCTTCCAGAACGAGATCATCTGGGCCTATGACTATGGCGCCCGCGCCACCAAACGATGGCCGGCCAAGCACGACAACATCCTCTGGTACACGAAAGACCCGAAGCGATATACCTTCAACCTCAACGAGAGCGATCGAATACCCTACATGGCCCCCGGACTCGTCGGCGCGGAAAAGGCAGCGCGTGGCAAGACACCGACCGATGTGTGGTGGCACACCATCGTCTCGCCAACCGGCAAGGAGAAGACCGGATACGCCACGCAGAAACCGCTGGGAATTCTCGAACGCATCGTGCGGGTGCACTCGAATCCCGGGGAGACGGTGCTGGATTTTTTTGCAGGCAGCGGAACGACCGGCGTGGCCGCAGCCCGGCATGGCCGCAGCTTCGTGATGGTGGATGAGAGTGCGGCAGCAGTTGCCGTGATGGAGAAGCGGCTTGCGCAATTCCTCACCCGGCAAGAGCTCGTACCTCGCGCCAAAGGCAAAAAAACTAGCCGCGCGCCTGCTTCTCGGCGAAGTCACCAATGA
- a CDS encoding DUF4870 domain-containing protein, which translates to MQCPACHTEVSPQSAFCNQCGAPLASGGAAGAGVPPPPNYTNAPPAYSTVPPAYAAGPPSATGAGLSENGAAAIAYLTIIPAIVFLVLEPYNKMPLVRFHAWQSIGLGVVAFLIQMVITIMEIGMHFIPGIVFLFGLVHLAIGAGLFLVWLFIILKAAKGEWYKLPVIGDFAEKQARG; encoded by the coding sequence ATGCAGTGTCCCGCCTGCCACACCGAAGTCTCGCCTCAGAGCGCCTTCTGCAATCAATGTGGCGCGCCTCTTGCATCAGGTGGAGCAGCAGGCGCAGGCGTTCCGCCACCGCCAAACTACACGAATGCGCCGCCTGCCTACTCCACGGTTCCACCTGCGTATGCTGCTGGGCCACCCTCGGCTACCGGCGCTGGCCTCTCTGAAAACGGTGCTGCTGCGATTGCTTATCTCACCATTATTCCAGCGATCGTCTTCCTTGTGCTTGAGCCTTACAACAAGATGCCGTTGGTTCGCTTCCATGCCTGGCAGTCGATCGGGCTTGGCGTCGTGGCGTTTCTCATCCAGATGGTCATTACCATCATGGAGATTGGAATGCACTTCATTCCGGGGATTGTCTTCCTGTTCGGTCTGGTTCATCTCGCCATCGGAGCAGGACTCTTTCTTGTCTGGCTCTTTATTATTTTGAAGGCCGCCAAAGGCGAGTGGTACAAGCTCCCGGTCATTGGTGACTTCGCCGAGAAGCAGGCGCGCGGCTAG
- a CDS encoding MaoC family dehydratase, which produces MPHEFYFEDFYVGQKFHSIGQAKVTAEEIKEFGSKYDPQPFHLDEAAGENSFFKGLAASGWLTAAIVMRLRVQSITVAGGMIGAGVEEMRWTEPVRPGDSLRTEIEVVGVRQSNSRKEYGVVRTRTLAYNQRDQVVMRSTVNFLAPVKPKA; this is translated from the coding sequence ATGCCCCACGAGTTTTACTTCGAAGACTTTTACGTTGGCCAGAAGTTCCATTCGATCGGTCAGGCCAAGGTGACCGCCGAAGAGATCAAGGAATTCGGCAGCAAATATGACCCGCAGCCCTTCCACCTGGATGAAGCTGCCGGTGAAAACTCCTTCTTCAAGGGTCTCGCTGCGTCTGGCTGGCTTACCGCCGCTATCGTCATGCGTCTGCGCGTGCAATCGATCACGGTTGCGGGCGGCATGATCGGCGCGGGCGTCGAGGAGATGCGGTGGACCGAGCCTGTCCGGCCTGGTGATTCGCTTCGCACCGAGATCGAGGTTGTCGGTGTGCGCCAATCCAACTCCCGGAAAGAGTACGGTGTGGTTCGCACGCGAACGCTGGCCTACAATCAGCGCGACCAGGTGGTCATGCGTTCGACCGTCAACTTCCTGGCGCCGGTAAAACCGAAGGCCTAA
- a CDS encoding PP2C family protein-serine/threonine phosphatase yields MYLSLRAVTSRIMSANHLIYAMLTHRGRVRHGNEDTCAAAPEIGAFVVCDGMGGAAAGEIASNLAADTFLAVLSSPPHGEAQPKPQARLSAAIQAANHAVYQQSRQSRQFAGMGTTLVGLLHAPLVKGSNGRPSAPGRSPTNHTNSRVTDPPTLWLGHVGDSRCYRYRRSRLEQLTSDHSLVEEQVRAGQITQEQAAESPMRNLITRAIGSQATVEPEIQSHHPRPNDLYLLASDGLTHEVTDGEIVEILAAIPKSLSTAALTTACEALITAANRNGGNDNITVLLVAVAPDISRV; encoded by the coding sequence GTGTATCTTTCTCTTCGGGCTGTAACCTCAAGGATCATGTCGGCGAACCACCTTATCTACGCCATGCTTACCCACCGCGGTCGTGTACGCCATGGCAACGAAGATACGTGCGCCGCCGCACCTGAGATTGGGGCGTTTGTGGTCTGCGATGGCATGGGCGGAGCGGCGGCGGGCGAGATCGCCAGCAACCTTGCCGCCGATACCTTTCTCGCTGTCCTAAGCTCCCCGCCGCACGGCGAAGCGCAACCGAAGCCGCAGGCTCGTCTCAGCGCTGCAATTCAGGCGGCGAATCACGCTGTCTACCAGCAGTCCAGGCAATCACGGCAGTTCGCCGGGATGGGAACGACACTGGTAGGTCTGCTGCACGCTCCTCTTGTGAAGGGAAGCAACGGGAGGCCCTCCGCGCCTGGCCGCTCTCCGACGAACCACACCAACTCTCGCGTTACCGACCCTCCGACGCTCTGGCTTGGCCACGTGGGCGACAGCCGCTGCTACCGTTATCGCCGAAGCAGACTGGAGCAGCTTACTTCCGACCATTCCCTCGTCGAAGAACAGGTGCGTGCCGGACAGATCACCCAGGAGCAGGCCGCAGAGTCGCCCATGCGGAACCTGATCACGCGCGCCATTGGCTCACAGGCCACGGTTGAGCCGGAGATTCAAAGCCACCACCCACGGCCGAACGATTTGTATCTGCTTGCCTCCGATGGACTGACCCACGAGGTCACCGACGGAGAGATTGTGGAGATACTTGCGGCGATTCCCAAATCGCTGTCAACCGCGGCGCTGACCACTGCGTGCGAAGCGCTGATTACGGCTGCAAACCGTAATGGAGGCAATGACAACATCACCGTGCTGCTGGTCGCCGTCGCACCAGACATCAGCCGCGTGTGA
- a CDS encoding 3-hydroxybutyryl-CoA dehydrogenase encodes MSETKTIAILGAGTMGNGIAHVCARSGFNVILYDLQQPLLDRGLATIEKNLAREVAKNKLTQQQADDARARIEPTLEREALGSCSLAIEAATEKFAIKAEIFRDLDHILPADAILASNTSSISITRLAAVTKRPEKVIGMHFFNPVPVMQLVEVIRGLQTSQATFDAVHALSVELGKKPVEVNDAAGFISNRVLMPLINEAIYSVMEGVATAEAVDQVFVLGMAHPMGPLTLADFIGLDVCADIMRVLAEGLGSPKYNPCPLLVRMVDAGWLGRKSGRGFYTYPST; translated from the coding sequence ATGTCCGAAACGAAAACGATTGCAATTCTCGGCGCCGGCACGATGGGCAACGGCATCGCGCATGTGTGTGCCCGCTCCGGCTTCAACGTCATCCTTTACGACCTGCAGCAGCCGTTACTCGACCGCGGCCTCGCCACCATTGAGAAGAATCTCGCTCGCGAGGTCGCCAAGAATAAACTGACTCAGCAGCAGGCGGACGATGCGAGAGCCCGCATCGAGCCTACGCTTGAACGGGAAGCCCTGGGCAGTTGCAGCCTGGCAATCGAAGCGGCGACCGAAAAGTTCGCCATCAAGGCGGAGATCTTTCGCGACCTCGACCATATTCTGCCTGCGGATGCGATCCTCGCGTCCAACACAAGCTCCATCTCCATCACCAGGCTCGCCGCGGTGACGAAGCGACCGGAGAAGGTGATCGGCATGCATTTTTTCAACCCGGTTCCGGTGATGCAGCTTGTCGAGGTGATCCGTGGCCTGCAAACCTCTCAGGCTACCTTCGACGCTGTCCATGCGCTCTCGGTTGAACTCGGCAAAAAGCCTGTCGAGGTCAACGACGCTGCCGGTTTCATCTCAAATCGCGTCCTGATGCCGCTGATCAACGAGGCCATCTACTCTGTGATGGAGGGCGTCGCGACTGCTGAGGCTGTCGATCAGGTCTTCGTGCTTGGTATGGCGCATCCGATGGGGCCGCTGACGCTGGCGGACTTCATCGGCCTCGATGTCTGCGCCGACATTATGCGCGTCCTCGCCGAAGGCCTTGGAAGTCCGAAGTACAACCCCTGTCCGCTGCTGGTGCGCATGGTCGACGCGGGCTGGCTGGGCCGCAAATCGGGCCGCGGCTTCTACACATATCCGTCGACGTAG
- a CDS encoding MBL fold metallo-hydrolase yields MMRMTVLASGSKGNSTVISSSRTRVLVDAGLSCRELLKRMAIAGEDPGKLDAILITHEHQDHIAGLSVLARRLKIPVFFTEPTHRAWVRMLTPRTTMTYAKWLDHVQREKEARAATIAAGPTAAALASQIAAQAEAIASISAEAAALNRSDDPNATLELPVDPDEEDLCGPEAQAAEPVAQRSDPTQLPAVEYFHSGTQFSIGDIEITPFTIPHDAADPCGFVFESEGIRMALATDLGYMPPNVKAALKRIDVLLLESNHDLEMLRDGPYPWSVKQRVLSRVGHLSNDATAEWLEKDYDGGASWIILGHLSESNNAPELARLSAERALGNHPTLLGNRILLAGQSIPLDPIAL; encoded by the coding sequence ATGATGCGTATGACAGTGCTCGCCTCCGGCTCCAAAGGCAATAGCACCGTCATCTCCAGCTCTCGCACTCGCGTTCTGGTGGACGCTGGGCTTTCCTGCCGCGAACTTCTGAAGCGCATGGCTATCGCCGGAGAAGATCCTGGTAAGCTCGACGCGATCCTCATCACGCACGAGCATCAGGATCACATCGCCGGGCTCTCCGTGCTGGCGCGCCGCCTCAAGATTCCTGTGTTCTTCACGGAACCGACCCACCGCGCCTGGGTTCGCATGCTGACCCCGCGCACGACGATGACCTACGCGAAGTGGCTCGATCATGTGCAGCGCGAAAAAGAGGCTCGTGCCGCTACGATCGCTGCGGGCCCCACGGCTGCTGCCCTGGCCTCCCAGATTGCTGCGCAGGCCGAGGCCATCGCCAGCATCTCTGCCGAGGCAGCCGCGCTGAATCGCTCCGACGATCCGAACGCCACCCTCGAGCTTCCCGTCGATCCCGATGAAGAGGATCTTTGCGGCCCCGAAGCGCAGGCAGCCGAACCTGTTGCGCAGAGGTCCGACCCGACGCAGCTTCCAGCCGTCGAGTACTTTCACTCCGGCACTCAGTTTTCAATTGGCGACATCGAGATTACCCCGTTTACCATTCCGCATGATGCCGCTGACCCCTGCGGCTTCGTCTTCGAGTCCGAGGGCATACGAATGGCGCTGGCGACCGACCTCGGCTATATGCCGCCCAACGTCAAGGCGGCACTGAAGCGCATCGATGTCCTTCTCCTTGAATCCAACCACGACCTCGAGATGCTTCGCGACGGTCCTTACCCCTGGTCGGTTAAACAGCGGGTTTTGTCGCGCGTCGGTCATCTCTCCAATGACGCCACTGCGGAGTGGCTCGAAAAGGACTACGACGGAGGGGCATCCTGGATCATCCTCGGCCACCTCTCCGAGTCCAACAATGCGCCTGAACTTGCTCGCCTCTCTGCTGAAAGAGCCCTTGGTAACCACCCCACTCTGCTCGGTAACCGAATTTTGCTCGCCGGACAGTCGATTCCGCTCGATCCGATAGCTCTGTAG